One window of Inquilinus sp. Marseille-Q2685 genomic DNA carries:
- a CDS encoding FGGY-family carbohydrate kinase, with protein MTHYLGIDIGTFESKGVLVAADGSIAAMAAKPHKLIVPQPGWAEHRPKEDWWDDVTFLCRRLLAESGVPAESIRAVGTSAIGPCMLPVDAAGEPLMNAVLYGVDTRAHQEIADLTAQIGEDVLLERCGNALTSQSVGPKILWLKRNRPEIFARTAKILTSTSFLVHRLTGRFVIDHYTAANSSPFYLADELAWSDALAPGIVDLGLMPDLAWSTDIVGTVTRQAAAETGLAEGTPVIAGTIDAAAEAVSVGVLDNGDMMVMYGSTIFTILLGDTRLRDPRLWWAPWLMPGQHAALAGLATSGTLSHWFRDQFARELDPATAIPALVAEAEQSPPGARGLVLLPYFSGERTPIHDPQAKGVLFGLNLTHTRGDICRALFEGIACGTAHIVETYREAGQVPRAVYSVGGGTRNRVWSQATSDISGHPQILRQKTFGASYGDAFLAALAVGDVRPGDIRAWNPTESEITPDPAHAEVYRRQFGVFKALYPATRDLMRRLDG; from the coding sequence ATGACCCATTACCTCGGCATCGACATCGGGACTTTCGAATCCAAGGGCGTGCTGGTGGCGGCGGACGGCAGCATCGCCGCCATGGCCGCCAAGCCGCACAAGCTGATCGTGCCTCAGCCCGGCTGGGCCGAGCACCGGCCGAAGGAGGATTGGTGGGACGACGTCACCTTCCTCTGCCGCAGGCTGCTGGCGGAGAGCGGCGTGCCGGCCGAATCCATCCGGGCGGTCGGCACCAGCGCCATCGGGCCGTGCATGCTGCCGGTCGACGCGGCGGGCGAGCCGCTGATGAACGCCGTGCTGTACGGCGTCGACACCCGCGCCCATCAGGAGATCGCGGACCTGACGGCCCAGATCGGCGAGGACGTGCTGCTGGAGCGCTGCGGCAACGCCCTGACCTCGCAGTCGGTCGGGCCCAAGATCCTGTGGCTGAAGCGCAACCGGCCGGAGATCTTCGCCCGCACGGCGAAGATCCTGACCTCGACCTCGTTCCTGGTGCACCGGCTGACCGGGCGCTTCGTCATCGACCACTACACCGCGGCGAACTCCAGCCCGTTCTACCTGGCCGACGAGCTGGCCTGGAGCGACGCGCTGGCGCCCGGCATCGTCGATCTCGGGCTGATGCCGGACCTGGCCTGGAGCACCGACATCGTCGGCACCGTCACCCGGCAGGCGGCGGCGGAGACCGGGCTGGCCGAGGGCACGCCGGTGATCGCCGGCACCATCGACGCGGCGGCGGAGGCGGTCAGCGTCGGCGTGCTCGACAACGGCGACATGATGGTGATGTACGGGTCGACCATCTTCACCATCCTGCTCGGCGACACCCGACTGCGCGACCCGCGGCTGTGGTGGGCGCCCTGGCTGATGCCGGGCCAGCACGCGGCGCTGGCCGGCCTCGCCACCAGCGGCACGCTCAGCCACTGGTTCCGCGACCAGTTCGCGCGCGAGCTGGACCCGGCCACGGCGATCCCGGCGCTGGTGGCGGAGGCCGAGCAGTCGCCGCCCGGCGCGCGGGGGCTGGTGCTGCTGCCCTATTTCTCCGGCGAGCGCACGCCGATCCATGACCCGCAGGCCAAGGGCGTGCTGTTCGGCCTGAACCTGACCCACACCCGCGGCGACATCTGCCGGGCGCTGTTCGAGGGCATCGCCTGCGGCACCGCCCATATCGTCGAGACCTATCGCGAGGCCGGGCAGGTGCCGCGCGCGGTCTACTCGGTCGGCGGCGGCACCCGGAACCGGGTGTGGTCGCAGGCGACCTCCGACATCTCCGGCCATCCGCAGATCCTGCGGCAGAAGACCTTCGGCGCCAGCTACGGCGACGCCTTCCTGGCGGCGCTGGCGGTCGGCGACGTCCGGCCGGGCGACATCCGGGCGTGGAACCCGACCGAATCGGAGATCACGCCCGACCCCGCCCATGCCGAGGTCTACCGGCGGCAGTTCGGCGTGTTCAAGGCGCTGTATCCGGCGACGCGCGATTTGATGCGGCGGCTGGACGGGTGA
- a CDS encoding sugar ABC transporter ATP-binding protein, whose translation MASAATVRAAAVAESPEGLSIRGIGKAYGGITVLQDVDLDIRPGEVLALLGENGAGKSTLSSVISGLVPPSTGSMTWQGQPYAPASPGEAIAAGIGLIHQEMKLLPDLTIAENVFVGRLPTRGGRIDRAEMNRRAGEQLHRLGLDIAPTKLVRELRVAAQQQVEIAKALTLNSRLLILDEPTAALGGEETERLFQQIERLKRDGVSFIYISHRLDEIARIADRVAVLRDGRLVATHDTAQVPVKTLVEQMVGRSVDRMFPAVAAPEQQARLEVTNLTGADGAFRDISFTVRAGEVFGIAGIVGAGRTELVRGVVGADPVASGTVAVDGRPVDLRGPSDAIRAGVMLVPEDRKLQGVVLDHTIADNIAYANFDRIAPGGWISPARVRGFAADLIARMGVKGTPGQRAGNLSGGNQQKVVIAKWIARDPKVFILDEPTRGIDVGARAAIYDVIAGLAASGMAVVVVSSDLDEVLGLSHRIMVLARGRNQGILDRDQASRVAVMELATR comes from the coding sequence ATGGCGAGCGCGGCGACGGTTCGTGCCGCCGCCGTGGCGGAGAGCCCCGAGGGGCTCTCCATCCGCGGTATCGGCAAGGCCTATGGCGGCATCACCGTGCTGCAGGATGTCGACCTCGACATCCGGCCGGGCGAGGTGCTGGCGCTCTTGGGCGAGAACGGCGCCGGCAAGTCGACCCTGTCCTCCGTCATCTCCGGCCTGGTGCCGCCCAGCACGGGAAGCATGACCTGGCAGGGCCAGCCCTACGCCCCGGCCTCGCCGGGGGAGGCGATCGCCGCCGGCATCGGCCTGATCCATCAGGAGATGAAGCTGCTGCCGGACCTGACGATCGCCGAGAACGTGTTCGTCGGCCGGCTGCCGACCCGGGGCGGCCGGATCGACCGGGCGGAGATGAACCGCCGCGCCGGCGAGCAGCTGCACCGCCTGGGCCTCGACATCGCGCCGACCAAGCTGGTGCGCGAGCTGCGGGTGGCGGCGCAGCAGCAGGTCGAGATCGCCAAGGCCCTGACCCTGAACTCCCGCCTGCTGATCCTGGACGAGCCGACCGCGGCGCTCGGTGGCGAGGAGACGGAGCGGCTGTTCCAGCAGATCGAGCGGCTGAAGCGCGACGGCGTCTCCTTCATCTATATCAGCCATCGCCTCGACGAGATCGCCCGCATCGCCGACCGCGTCGCGGTGCTGCGCGACGGCCGCCTGGTCGCCACCCACGACACGGCGCAGGTGCCGGTGAAGACCCTGGTCGAGCAGATGGTCGGCCGCAGCGTCGACCGGATGTTCCCGGCCGTCGCCGCGCCGGAGCAGCAGGCGCGGCTGGAAGTCACGAACCTGACCGGCGCCGACGGCGCCTTCCGCGACATCAGCTTCACGGTGCGGGCGGGCGAGGTGTTCGGCATCGCCGGCATCGTCGGCGCCGGGCGGACCGAGCTGGTGCGCGGCGTGGTCGGCGCCGATCCCGTAGCGTCCGGCACGGTGGCGGTGGATGGAAGGCCGGTCGACCTGCGCGGCCCGTCCGACGCGATCCGCGCCGGCGTCATGCTGGTGCCGGAGGACCGCAAGCTGCAGGGCGTGGTGCTGGACCACACCATCGCCGACAACATCGCCTATGCCAATTTCGACCGCATCGCCCCGGGCGGCTGGATCAGCCCGGCGCGGGTGCGCGGCTTCGCCGCCGATCTCATCGCCCGGATGGGGGTGAAGGGCACGCCGGGCCAGCGCGCCGGGAATCTCTCCGGCGGCAACCAGCAGAAGGTCGTGATCGCGAAATGGATCGCGCGCGACCCCAAGGTCTTCATCCTGGACGAGCCGACCCGCGGCATCGATGTCGGCGCCCGCGCCGCGATCTACGACGTGATCGCCGGCCTCGCCGCCTCCGGCATGGCGGTGGTGGTGGTCAGCTCCGACCTCGACGAGGTGCTGGGCCTGTCGCACCGGATCATGGTGCTGGCCCGCGGCCGCAACCAGGGCATCCTCGACCGCGACCAGGCCAGCCGGGTCGCGGTGATGGAACTCGCAACCCGCTGA
- a CDS encoding carbohydrate ABC transporter permease: MSEAEIGAGALAGEHSIKPVSSHIPAGRKVAGRWLIRVATLALAAMLLLQVLDSAEVIAIGFETWRPLLYTYLAWAVALGAGQVMIRGEAGHRALFLLPAVLFTVSMVIFPTLFGLYIAFTDWNLSSFAGRQLNGLDNLRTLWADPYYWNALGNMVWYVLAVLVQYAIAFGLALLLNAEIRARKFFRVAFLMPFMLSPVAVSWMIGKSIMEYRFGPAASLARFLGWENPAFFASPWMARLSIMAMDGWVSIPFVMILLLAGLQAIPNDILEAARIDGAKAWQSFWKITFPLMLPVSVTAVILRIIFELKLADIVINVTAGGPGGATDTVSSFIYREYRDRSNVGYGTMLAQVYFIMIIVFVTALLSLVSRWMRRLT; this comes from the coding sequence ATGAGCGAAGCGGAGATCGGCGCCGGCGCCCTGGCCGGCGAGCACAGCATCAAGCCCGTCTCGTCGCACATCCCGGCCGGCCGCAAGGTCGCGGGGCGGTGGCTGATCCGGGTCGCCACGCTCGCGCTCGCGGCGATGCTGCTGCTGCAGGTGCTGGATTCGGCCGAGGTGATCGCGATCGGCTTCGAGACCTGGCGCCCCCTGCTCTACACCTATCTGGCCTGGGCGGTGGCGCTCGGCGCCGGGCAGGTGATGATCCGGGGCGAGGCCGGCCACCGGGCGTTGTTCCTGCTGCCAGCGGTGCTGTTCACCGTCTCGATGGTGATCTTCCCCACCCTCTTCGGCCTCTACATCGCCTTCACCGACTGGAACCTCAGCTCCTTCGCCGGCCGGCAGCTCAACGGCCTCGACAATCTGCGCACGCTCTGGGCCGATCCCTATTACTGGAACGCGCTCGGCAACATGGTCTGGTACGTGCTGGCGGTGCTGGTGCAATACGCCATCGCCTTCGGCCTGGCGCTGCTGCTGAACGCCGAGATCCGGGCGCGCAAGTTCTTCCGCGTCGCCTTCCTGATGCCGTTCATGCTGAGCCCGGTCGCGGTCAGCTGGATGATCGGCAAGTCGATCATGGAGTACCGCTTCGGCCCGGCGGCGTCGCTGGCCCGGTTCCTGGGCTGGGAGAACCCGGCCTTCTTCGCCTCGCCCTGGATGGCGCGGCTCAGCATCATGGCGATGGACGGCTGGGTCTCGATCCCCTTCGTCATGATCCTGCTGCTGGCCGGGCTGCAGGCCATCCCGAACGACATCCTGGAGGCGGCGCGGATCGACGGCGCCAAGGCCTGGCAGTCCTTCTGGAAGATCACCTTTCCGCTGATGCTGCCGGTCAGCGTCACCGCGGTGATCCTCAGGATCATCTTCGAGCTGAAGCTGGCCGACATCGTCATCAACGTGACCGCCGGCGGGCCCGGCGGCGCCACCGACACGGTGTCGAGCTTCATCTACCGCGAGTACCGGGACCGGTCGAATGTCGGCTACGGCACCATGCTGGCGCAGGTCTATTTCATCATGATCATCGTCTTCGTGACCGCGCTGCTCAGCCTGGTCAGCCGCTGGATGCGGCGGCTGACATGA
- a CDS encoding SDR family oxidoreductase: MQIFRLDDQIAFVTGAGSGIGQRIAVGLAEAGADVALFDLAASEAGLADTAGRIRALGRRALTLAGDVTKAEDLAKAVDAVESQLGALTVAVNCAGIANATAAEDLPEAQWQRTIDVNLTGVFLSAQAEARVMLPRKRGSIVNIASMSGSIVNRGLLQAHYNTSKAGVIHLTKSLAMEWAGRGLRVNAISPGYTLTPMNLRPEVAEQRKIFERDTPMGRMATVDELVGPAVFLASAASSFCTGVDLIVDGGFVCW, translated from the coding sequence GTGCAGATCTTCCGGCTCGATGATCAGATCGCCTTCGTCACCGGCGCCGGCAGCGGCATCGGCCAGCGCATCGCCGTCGGCCTGGCCGAGGCCGGCGCCGATGTCGCCCTGTTCGACCTTGCGGCATCGGAGGCCGGCCTGGCCGACACCGCCGGCCGCATCCGGGCGCTGGGCCGCCGGGCGCTGACCCTGGCCGGCGACGTGACCAAGGCCGAGGATCTCGCCAAGGCGGTGGATGCGGTCGAGTCCCAGCTCGGCGCGCTCACGGTCGCGGTCAACTGCGCCGGCATAGCCAACGCCACGGCGGCGGAGGACCTGCCGGAGGCGCAGTGGCAGCGCACCATCGACGTCAACCTGACCGGCGTCTTCCTCTCCGCCCAGGCCGAGGCCCGGGTGATGCTGCCGCGCAAGCGCGGCTCGATCGTCAACATCGCCTCGATGTCGGGGTCGATCGTCAATCGCGGCCTGCTGCAGGCGCATTACAACACCTCCAAGGCCGGGGTGATCCACCTGACCAAGAGCCTGGCGATGGAATGGGCCGGTCGCGGCCTGCGGGTGAATGCGATCAGCCCCGGCTACACGCTGACGCCGATGAACCTGCGCCCTGAGGTGGCGGAGCAGCGCAAGATCTTCGAGCGCGACACGCCGATGGGCCGGATGGCGACGGTGGACGAGCTGGTCGGCCCGGCGGTGTTCCTGGCCAGCGCCGCCTCGTCCTTCTGCACCGGCGTGGACCTGATCGTCGACGGCGGCTTCGTCTGCTGGTGA
- a CDS encoding M42 family metallopeptidase: MTTEEVRGADPVKQRLRRLVAELMLIPGLSGHEGRVRRHIAGLLSGLGLASRSDRLGNLIATIEGTVAGPSVMLFAHMDQLGLIVRKIEPGGLVRVERLGGVPEKALASQSVVFCVGAGRDVPGVIANKSHHATAQEEKYRVLPYPEIYIDAGFDSAAAVLAAGIDIGTPVVYAPKVVELAGDRIAGTAVDDRAGCAVIVEVARALLATPRRPTVHLVFSVQEEFNLRGAVTAAQALAPDIAIQLDIVLATDTPDMAQRGDVRLGGGPAMSLYSFHGRGTLNGTIPHPALVALFGEAARGEGIVLQKSAHVGLLTDSSYVQLVHSGVAAIDLGYPARGTHSSLEICDLSDLAGLVRLLAAGIGRIDDSFSLDRDRYET; this comes from the coding sequence ATGACGACGGAGGAAGTGCGGGGCGCAGACCCGGTCAAGCAGCGCCTGCGCAGGCTGGTGGCGGAGCTGATGCTGATCCCCGGCCTCAGCGGCCATGAGGGGCGGGTGCGGCGGCACATCGCCGGGCTGCTCTCCGGGCTCGGCCTCGCCTCGCGCTCCGACCGGCTGGGCAACCTGATCGCGACGATCGAGGGCACGGTCGCGGGACCGAGCGTGATGCTGTTCGCCCATATGGACCAGCTGGGCCTGATCGTCCGCAAGATCGAGCCCGGCGGGCTGGTGCGGGTGGAGCGGCTGGGCGGGGTGCCGGAGAAGGCGCTGGCCTCGCAATCGGTGGTGTTCTGCGTCGGCGCCGGCCGCGACGTGCCGGGCGTGATCGCCAACAAGAGCCACCACGCCACCGCGCAGGAGGAGAAGTACCGGGTCCTGCCCTATCCGGAGATCTATATCGACGCCGGCTTCGACAGTGCCGCCGCGGTGCTGGCGGCCGGCATCGACATCGGCACGCCCGTGGTCTATGCGCCGAAGGTGGTCGAGCTGGCCGGCGACCGCATCGCCGGCACGGCGGTGGACGACCGCGCCGGCTGCGCCGTGATCGTCGAGGTCGCCCGGGCCCTGCTGGCGACGCCGCGGCGGCCGACCGTGCATCTGGTGTTCTCGGTGCAGGAGGAGTTCAACCTGCGCGGCGCGGTCACGGCGGCGCAGGCGCTGGCGCCGGACATCGCCATCCAGCTCGACATCGTGCTGGCCACCGACACGCCGGACATGGCCCAGCGCGGCGATGTCCGGCTGGGCGGCGGGCCGGCGATGAGCCTGTACAGCTTCCATGGCCGCGGCACGCTGAACGGCACCATCCCGCATCCGGCGCTGGTCGCCCTGTTCGGCGAGGCCGCGCGCGGCGAGGGCATCGTGCTGCAGAAGAGCGCGCATGTCGGCCTGCTGACCGATTCCTCCTATGTGCAGTTGGTCCATTCCGGCGTCGCCGCAATCGACCTCGGCTACCCGGCCCGCGGCACTCATTCCTCGCTCGAGATCTGCGACCTCTCCGACCTGGCCGGTCTGGTGCGCCTGCTGGCCGCCGGTATCGGCCGCATCGACGACAGCTTCAGCCTGGACCGCGACCGGTACGAGACATGA
- a CDS encoding extracellular solute-binding protein, with protein MKLQDYDRLVAAQATRRTVLKGAAGLGAALGTTGLFGPLSSTALAQDSLRAQILQIPGVGKGSPTDADWQKVGELCLGPTKATVKEGEFNGVQLTFMGLNNQNLHNLLFRGFLKPWEAYTGAKITWIDLAQADYNPRLQQAIATGTVDFDIVEMGAPFEGDVCGKGLASEMPDWVKAQIDMDDYVGYLKAPVGTWEGKTYRISIDGDCHTFNYRTDVFSDADLAKAWKDGGGQGDWGVPKTWQQVQAATRFLKGKKVAGQDAYGYLDAPKAWGGFGFYFLGSRASAYAKHPDDKAWLFDVDTMKPRINNPAWVRAIQDVIDALPSEPADQLGADPNTTAFQQFLAGTGSMVAWWGDVGSNAKTSDSSVIGDVCGFSILPGSDDVYNAKTGAWDKLPGGPNYAPNMAYLGWGVYVMARVDGDAAKHKAAWSAAAHLGGKDLSLWMAAYPSGFQPYRNSHFQIPEWVAAGYDEAFITSYLKANADSYNHPNAAIEPRIPGIFQYYSVAEDELAKIFAGQSDAQKGADAIAAAWEKITDQIGREKQIALYKASLGL; from the coding sequence GTGAAGCTACAGGACTACGACCGTCTCGTCGCGGCGCAGGCCACCCGGCGCACGGTTCTGAAAGGTGCGGCCGGGCTCGGCGCCGCGCTGGGCACGACAGGCCTGTTCGGCCCCCTTTCCTCGACCGCGCTGGCGCAGGACAGCCTGCGCGCCCAGATCCTGCAGATCCCCGGGGTGGGCAAGGGATCGCCGACCGACGCCGACTGGCAGAAGGTCGGCGAGCTGTGCCTCGGCCCGACCAAGGCGACGGTGAAGGAGGGCGAGTTCAACGGCGTCCAGCTGACCTTCATGGGGCTGAACAACCAGAACCTGCACAACCTGCTGTTCCGCGGCTTCCTGAAGCCGTGGGAGGCCTATACCGGCGCGAAAATCACCTGGATCGACCTGGCCCAGGCCGACTACAACCCGCGGCTGCAGCAGGCGATCGCCACCGGCACGGTGGATTTCGACATCGTCGAGATGGGCGCCCCGTTCGAGGGCGACGTCTGCGGCAAGGGCTTGGCCTCGGAGATGCCGGACTGGGTCAAGGCCCAGATCGACATGGACGACTATGTCGGCTACCTCAAGGCCCCGGTCGGCACCTGGGAGGGCAAGACCTACCGGATCTCGATCGACGGCGACTGCCACACCTTCAACTACCGCACCGACGTCTTCTCCGACGCCGACTTGGCCAAGGCCTGGAAGGACGGCGGCGGCCAGGGCGACTGGGGCGTGCCGAAGACCTGGCAGCAGGTCCAGGCGGCGACCAGGTTCCTGAAGGGCAAGAAGGTGGCCGGCCAGGACGCCTACGGCTATCTCGACGCGCCCAAGGCCTGGGGCGGCTTCGGCTTCTATTTCCTGGGCAGCCGGGCCTCGGCCTATGCCAAGCACCCGGACGACAAGGCCTGGCTGTTCGACGTCGACACCATGAAGCCGCGGATCAACAACCCGGCCTGGGTGCGGGCGATCCAGGACGTGATCGACGCGCTGCCGTCGGAACCGGCGGACCAGCTGGGCGCCGACCCCAACACCACCGCCTTCCAGCAGTTCCTGGCCGGGACCGGGTCGATGGTGGCGTGGTGGGGCGATGTCGGGTCGAACGCCAAGACCAGCGATTCCTCGGTCATCGGCGACGTCTGCGGCTTCAGCATCCTGCCGGGTTCGGACGATGTGTACAACGCCAAGACCGGGGCCTGGGACAAGCTGCCGGGCGGCCCGAACTACGCGCCGAACATGGCCTATCTGGGCTGGGGCGTCTATGTCATGGCCCGCGTCGACGGCGACGCCGCCAAGCACAAGGCGGCCTGGAGCGCCGCGGCCCATCTCGGCGGCAAGGACCTGTCGCTGTGGATGGCGGCCTACCCCTCGGGCTTCCAGCCCTACCGGAACAGCCACTTCCAGATCCCGGAATGGGTCGCGGCCGGCTATGACGAGGCTTTCATCACCTCCTACCTGAAGGCCAACGCGGACTCCTACAACCACCCGAATGCGGCGATCGAGCCGCGCATCCCCGGCATCTTCCAGTACTACAGCGTGGCCGAGGATGAGCTGGCCAAGATCTTCGCCGGCCAGAGCGACGCCCAGAAGGGCGCCGACGCCATCGCCGCGGCCTGGGAGAAGATCACCGACCAGATCGGCCGCGAGAAGCAGATCGCCCTCTACAAGGCGTCGCTCGGGCTGTGA
- a CDS encoding carbohydrate ABC transporter permease: protein MSGAATWRARRISGRTLLYAAALLWAFISLFPIYWTVTTSFKTAVDVTQGHLIPWIDYQPDWRGWRSLGLSPDTIGATSTVREEFLLRFENSVVASVGASVLAVAIGSLAAYGLSRLRYKFGPRRNKDISFWFLSQLILPPGVLAMPFLVLYKELALLDTRIGLILVYALMVLPIVIWIMRDQFASIPIELEEAARVDGATVWQAFLRIVLPLALPGMVAAFILSVVLCWNEYFFAALLTSTDAKTLPVMVASQTGSQGINWWSMAALSTAAIAPLAVIGIFLERYIIRGLTAGAVK, encoded by the coding sequence ATGAGCGGCGCGGCGACCTGGCGCGCCCGGCGCATCTCCGGCCGCACGCTGCTCTACGCCGCGGCGCTGCTGTGGGCCTTCATCTCGCTGTTCCCGATCTACTGGACGGTGACGACCTCGTTCAAGACCGCGGTCGACGTCACCCAGGGGCACCTGATCCCCTGGATCGACTATCAGCCGGACTGGCGCGGCTGGCGCTCGCTGGGCCTGTCGCCGGACACGATCGGCGCCACCTCGACGGTGCGGGAGGAGTTCCTGCTGCGCTTCGAGAACAGCGTCGTGGCCTCGGTCGGCGCCTCGGTGCTGGCGGTCGCCATCGGCTCGCTCGCCGCCTACGGCCTCAGCCGCCTCCGCTACAAATTCGGGCCCCGGCGCAACAAGGACATCTCCTTCTGGTTCCTGTCGCAGCTGATCCTGCCGCCGGGGGTTTTGGCGATGCCGTTCCTGGTCCTGTACAAGGAGCTGGCGCTGCTGGACACGCGGATCGGGCTGATCCTGGTCTATGCGCTGATGGTGCTGCCGATCGTGATCTGGATCATGCGCGACCAGTTCGCCTCGATCCCGATCGAGCTGGAGGAGGCGGCGCGGGTCGACGGCGCCACGGTGTGGCAGGCCTTCCTGCGCATCGTGCTGCCGCTGGCTCTGCCCGGCATGGTGGCGGCCTTCATCCTGTCGGTCGTGCTGTGCTGGAACGAGTATTTCTTCGCCGCGCTGCTGACCAGCACCGACGCCAAGACCCTGCCGGTGATGGTGGCCAGCCAGACCGGGTCGCAGGGCATCAACTGGTGGTCGATGGCGGCGCTGTCGACCGCGGCGATCGCGCCGCTGGCCGTGATCGGCATCTTCCTCGAGCGCTACATCATCCGCGGCCTGACCGCCGGGGCAGTGAAGTAA
- a CDS encoding BtpA/SgcQ family protein yields the protein MGATGNFQRVFGDRKPVIAMVHFGALPGAPLYDSAAGLDGLLEGARRDLQALQAAGFDAVMFGNENDRPYEFKVDTASIATMAYLIGRLRPEITVPFGVNVLWDPAGSVALAAATGAAFIREIMTGTYASDMGPWNPDAGAAMRYRNRLGRQDLAMLYNISAEFAWSLDRRDLADRARSAVFSSIPDAVLVSGAITGEAAAMSDLEAVKQALPHTPVLANTGVKHETVADVLRVADGCIVGSSLKVNGHTWNAVDPDRAAEFMHLARAARKG from the coding sequence ATGGGCGCTACAGGCAATTTCCAGCGGGTGTTCGGCGACCGGAAGCCGGTGATCGCCATGGTGCATTTCGGGGCCCTGCCGGGCGCGCCGCTCTACGACTCGGCGGCCGGGCTCGACGGGCTGCTGGAGGGCGCGCGGCGCGACCTGCAGGCGCTGCAGGCCGCCGGCTTCGACGCCGTGATGTTCGGCAACGAGAACGACCGGCCCTATGAGTTCAAGGTCGATACGGCCTCGATCGCGACCATGGCCTATCTGATCGGCCGGCTGCGGCCGGAGATCACGGTGCCCTTCGGCGTCAACGTGCTGTGGGACCCAGCCGGCTCGGTCGCGCTGGCGGCCGCCACCGGCGCCGCCTTCATCCGCGAGATCATGACCGGCACCTACGCCTCGGACATGGGGCCGTGGAACCCGGATGCCGGCGCGGCGATGCGGTACCGCAACCGGCTCGGCCGCCAGGACCTGGCGATGCTGTACAACATCTCCGCCGAATTCGCCTGGTCGCTGGACCGCCGCGACCTGGCCGACCGGGCGCGCAGCGCGGTGTTCTCCAGCATCCCGGACGCTGTCCTGGTCTCCGGCGCGATCACCGGCGAGGCGGCGGCGATGTCGGACCTCGAGGCAGTGAAGCAGGCGCTGCCGCATACACCAGTCCTGGCCAACACCGGGGTGAAGCACGAGACGGTCGCCGACGTGCTGCGGGTGGCGGATGGCTGCATCGTCGGCTCCTCGCTCAAGGTCAACGGCCACACCTGGAACGCGGTGGACCCCGACAGGGCGGCGGAGTTCATGCATCTGGCGCGGGCGGCGCGGAAGGGCTGA
- a CDS encoding sugar ABC transporter substrate-binding protein, whose product MKTRIAVAALALLAGTALGSPAWAKDKVIGLAVANLQADFFNQIKQSVEASAKEQGIKVVTVDAKGDSATQVSQIQDLITQQIDALIYIPAGATAASVPVKAAKAAGIPVVAVDRNPADAPGDTFIATDSVAAARTLGEHVCKVTGGQGNVAIIQGQLGTTPEQDRDKGFTEALEKCPGLKVVAKQASTMWMQDEGFNIAQDMLQRDPDISVFFGRADALALGAAQAVKVANLDHKTWIFGFDGDVAGLKAVQAGTLDATMTQTTQQMGRLALQSALDLAEGKTVPAEQLQQATLTTKDNVAGFIEKHP is encoded by the coding sequence ATGAAGACCCGTATCGCCGTCGCCGCGCTGGCCCTTCTGGCCGGCACCGCCCTCGGCTCCCCCGCCTGGGCCAAGGACAAGGTGATCGGCCTGGCCGTCGCCAACCTGCAGGCCGACTTCTTCAACCAGATCAAACAGTCGGTCGAGGCCTCGGCCAAGGAGCAGGGGATCAAGGTCGTCACCGTCGACGCCAAGGGCGATTCCGCCACCCAGGTCAGCCAGATCCAGGACCTGATCACCCAGCAGATCGACGCGCTGATCTACATCCCGGCCGGCGCCACCGCCGCCAGCGTGCCGGTGAAGGCGGCCAAGGCGGCCGGCATCCCGGTGGTCGCGGTCGACCGCAACCCGGCCGATGCGCCGGGCGACACCTTCATCGCCACCGACAGCGTCGCCGCCGCCCGCACGCTGGGCGAGCATGTCTGCAAGGTGACGGGCGGCCAGGGCAACGTCGCCATCATCCAGGGCCAGCTCGGCACCACGCCGGAGCAGGACCGCGACAAGGGCTTCACCGAGGCGCTGGAGAAGTGCCCGGGGCTGAAGGTCGTCGCCAAGCAGGCCAGCACCATGTGGATGCAGGACGAGGGCTTCAACATCGCCCAGGACATGCTGCAACGCGACCCGGACATCTCGGTCTTCTTCGGCCGGGCCGACGCGCTGGCGCTGGGGGCGGCCCAGGCGGTGAAGGTGGCCAATCTCGACCACAAGACCTGGATCTTCGGCTTCGACGGCGACGTCGCCGGGCTGAAGGCGGTGCAGGCCGGCACGCTGGACGCGACCATGACCCAGACCACCCAGCAGATGGGCCGGCTGGCGCTGCAGTCGGCGCTCGACCTCGCCGAGGGCAAGACCGTCCCGGCCGAGCAGCTGCAGCAGGCGACGCTGACCACCAAGGACAACGTCGCCGGCTTCATCGAGAAGCACCCGTAA